One stretch of Leishmania braziliensis MHOM/BR/75/M2904 complete genome, chromosome 6 DNA includes these proteins:
- a CDS encoding putative carbonic anhydrase family protein: protein MHMFAKPFALCSAGAPRRTAGATAGAASMLASAAAVAGSRCTHTRATHPLDLLHRQNYRARQVAEGLSPSSDLLATLPCSTPMSLCSCGCPHPTRPTLGVPCMSFYTTPELLRDRSLSKSPATETQVKEELASLVGGRLVRSVQREQPPRGSGIQPLLDYNKHWAGEIVRLNPDYFVELAKQQKPQYLWMGCSDSRVPANEIVGLYPGDIFVHRNIANIVCNSDLNALAVIQYAIECLKVEHVIVSGHYKCGGVTAALHEDRVGLADHWILHVSAVKKRHWRRMLADLPMRNHLDALCELNVLAQVEHVVETHLVQRVWTQQNAEDAAAQRENRPSRNRPVDEVEIHGWVYGLEDGLIRPLLTLNRRSSVEKELHKAADALFWRYGQL, encoded by the coding sequence ATGCACATGTTTGCTAAACCTTTCGCTCTGTGCTCTGCCggcgcgccgcgccgcactgCTGGCGCAACGGCTGGTGCCGCTTCGATGCTCGCATCGGCAGCGGCCGTGGCCGGGTCTCGTTGCACCCACACGAGGGCAACTCATCCACTGGACCTTCTTCACCGTCAGAACTATCGTGCGCGCCAAGTGGCCGAGGGGCTGTCGCCAAGCAGCGACCTGCTTGCTACGCTTCCCTGCAGCACACCCATGTCGCTGTGCAGTTGCGGCTGCCCGCACCCGACGAGGCCGACGCTGGGCGTGCCATGCATGTCCTTCTACACTACcccggagctgctgcgcgaccgtAGCTTGTCGAAGTCCCCGGCGACTGAAACTCAGGTAAAGGAAGAACTCGCCAGCCTTGTTGGCGGCCGCCTTGTTCGGTCTGTGCAACGTGAGCAGCCGCCGCGTGGTAGCGGTATCCAGCCATTACTGGACTACAACAAGCACTGGGCCGGCGAGATCGTGCGGCTGAACCCGGACTACTTCGTGGAGCttgcgaagcagcagaagccGCAGTACCTGTGGATgggctgcagcgacagccgcgTGCCCGCGAATGAAATTGTCGGCCTCTACCCTGGCGACATTTTTGTTCACCGCAACATCGCGAACATCGTATGCAACAGCGACCTCAACGCTCTCGCCGTCATCCAGTACGCGATCGAGTGCCTGAAGGTGGAGCACGTGATCGTATCGGGGCATTACAAGTGTGGTGGTGTAACGGCAGCCCTGCACGAGGACCGCGTGGGTCTTGCTGATCATTGGATTCTGCATGTGTCGGCAGTGAAGAAGCGCCACTGGCGGCGCATGCTCGCTGACCTTCCTATGCGCAACCACCTTGACGCCCTGTGCGAGCTGAATGTTCTGGCACAGGTGGAGCACGTCGTGGAGACCCACCTGGTCCAGCGTGTGTGGACACAGCAGAACGCTGAGGatgccgcggcgcagcgcgagaACCGCCCGTCGCGCAATAGACCTGTGGACGAGGTAGAGATCCATGGCTGGGTGTACGGGCTGGAGGATGGCTTGATTCGGCCGTTGCTGACGCTGAATCGCCGATCAAGCGTAGAGAAGGAGCTTCACAAGGCGGCTGATGCTCTCTTTTGGCGCTACGGGCAGCTGTAG